From the Phorcysia thermohydrogeniphila genome, the window AACGGCCATCGGCTACCCTCAGATAGGCTTTGTCGTTGCCCTCTTTGCATCCATCCTATACGCCACCTACGGTTACTTAACAAAGCAGTACGGAATAATGGTGAGCTCTCTCATCTACGGCGTAGTAGAGGTTGTAGGTATAATCAGATGGGTATTCTTAGGAGATAACCATGGATAAAAGATTAAGGATTCTCCTCTCCAATGACGACGGAATAAGGTCTGAAGGTCTTAAGGCCCTGTACGAGAAACTATCGGAGTTTGCTGACGTTATAGTAGTTGCTCCTGACAGGGAAAGAAGCGCCGTTGGGAGAGCTCTCACTCTCCACAGACCTCTAAGGTGCGAGCGCATTAGTGAAAACTGGTACGCCGTTGATGGAACTCCTACAAGCTGCGTTTATATCGGAGTTCACGCAATAATGAACGGCGAAAAGCCGGACATGATAGTTGGTGGAATAAACAGGGGACCTAACCTTGGAGAGGACATTACCTACTCCGGCACAGTCTCTGTAGCTATGGAAGGAGC encodes:
- a CDS encoding nicotinamide mononucleotide transporter; translated protein: MERTRFQKILEIVASITGVVALFITAIGYPQIGFVVALFASILYATYGYLTKQYGIMVSSLIYGVVEVVGIIRWVFLGDNHG